A stretch of the Thiocystis violascens DSM 198 genome encodes the following:
- a CDS encoding SAM-dependent methyltransferase, with the protein MLKATEMAIRWVEQGKAPDAVVRAGIRLLLRQRLASLPLHDCEAAMCHKREFVAMMDAAPIAEVPERANEQHYELPASFFDLVLGPRRKYSSCYWPDGVKTLAEAEAAALRVTAERAGIADGQRVLELGCGWGAFSLYLAERYPNSRITGVSNAHGQRQFIEAERDRLGLTNLTIVTADMNDFQAEGQYDRIVSLEMFEHMRNHRQLLRRVHDWLTPGGRFLMHIFVHREHPYPFEDIGPSDWMSHYFFAGGIMPSDDLPLHFQDDLKLVTRWRWDGRHYERTLNAWLARMDAARASIWPILEDTYGAGEAATWWMRWRLFFMACAELFGYRKGQEWFVGHYLFARPA; encoded by the coding sequence ATGCTCAAGGCAACGGAAATGGCGATCCGCTGGGTCGAACAGGGTAAGGCGCCGGATGCGGTCGTGCGCGCTGGGATTCGACTGCTGCTACGCCAGCGCCTGGCGAGTCTGCCGCTGCACGACTGCGAGGCGGCGATGTGCCACAAACGCGAGTTCGTCGCCATGATGGACGCCGCTCCGATCGCCGAGGTGCCGGAGCGCGCCAACGAACAGCATTACGAACTCCCCGCGAGCTTTTTCGATCTCGTGCTGGGGCCGCGCCGAAAATACAGCAGTTGTTATTGGCCGGATGGAGTCAAGACCCTTGCGGAGGCGGAGGCGGCGGCGCTGCGCGTCACCGCCGAACGCGCTGGAATCGCGGACGGCCAGCGGGTGTTGGAGCTTGGCTGCGGCTGGGGCGCCTTCAGTCTCTATCTGGCGGAGCGGTATCCGAATTCCCGGATCACGGGCGTTTCAAACGCGCACGGTCAGCGCCAGTTCATCGAAGCGGAACGTGACCGTCTGGGGCTGACCAACCTGACGATCGTCACGGCGGACATGAACGACTTCCAGGCCGAGGGTCAGTACGACCGCATCGTTTCGTTGGAAATGTTCGAGCACATGCGCAACCACCGCCAACTCTTACGGCGCGTCCACGATTGGCTCACGCCCGGCGGGCGCTTTTTGATGCATATCTTCGTGCATCGGGAGCATCCCTATCCTTTCGAGGACATCGGACCCAGCGACTGGATGAGTCATTACTTCTTTGCCGGCGGCATCATGCCGAGCGACGATCTGCCGCTGCACTTCCAGGATGACCTGAAACTGGTCACCCGCTGGCGTTGGGACGGTCGACATTACGAGCGCACGCTCAACGCCTGGCTGGCGCGCATGGATGCCGCCCGCGCGTCAATCTGGCCGATCCTGGAGGACACCTACGGCGCGGGCGAGGCGGCGACCTGGTGGATGCGCTGGCGACTCTTCTTCATGGCCTGCGCCGAGCTGTTCGGTTATCGCAAGGGTCAGGAATGGTTTGTCGGTCACTATTTATTTGCACGGCCAGCGTGA
- a CDS encoding L-threonylcarbamoyladenylate synthase produces MSHFPRHRLRRAAHVIRQGGVVAYPTEAVYGLGCDPWNRAAVSRILAIKQRDVSKGLILIAADPAQLTPFVEDLPAARMAEIRASWPGPHTWLLPIRSMTPRWLTGRFDTLAVRVTAHPLAAGLCRAFGGAIVSTSANRADRPPARTSLRVRLALEDGPDLVLAGACGGSGRPSRIRDGRTGRVLRG; encoded by the coding sequence ATGTCCCACTTTCCTCGTCACCGCTTGCGTCGGGCCGCGCACGTCATCCGACAGGGCGGCGTGGTGGCCTATCCCACCGAAGCCGTCTACGGACTCGGCTGCGATCCCTGGAATCGGGCCGCCGTGTCCCGCATTCTCGCCATCAAGCAGCGGGATGTCTCCAAGGGTCTGATCCTGATCGCCGCCGATCCCGCTCAACTGACGCCCTTTGTCGAAGATCTGCCGGCCGCGCGCATGGCGGAAATCCGCGCGAGCTGGCCAGGTCCGCATACCTGGCTCCTGCCCATCCGTTCCATGACGCCCCGCTGGCTGACCGGTCGCTTCGACACGCTCGCGGTCCGGGTCACCGCCCATCCGCTTGCCGCCGGGCTGTGCCGCGCCTTTGGCGGCGCCATCGTGTCCACCAGCGCCAATCGGGCCGATCGCCCGCCGGCCCGCACGAGCCTGCGGGTCCGACTGGCGCTGGAGGATGGGCCCGACCTTGTCCTCGCGGGTGCCTGTGGCGGATCCGGGCGTCCTTCCAGGATCCGCGACGGTCGCACGGGGCGGGTGCTACGGGGTTGA
- the nhaD gene encoding sodium:proton antiporter NhaD, with protein MHPATRFFMGVIALFAPFAAFASETANSIDLTTHAVGYTALIIFGLAYALVMTEEFLHLRKSKPVIIAAGVIWCLIAYVYTQMGEPHLAGEAVRHNLLEYAELMLFLLVAMTYINALQERQVFDALRAWLIRKGFGFRALFWLTGILAFLISPVADNLTTALLMCAVVLAVGGDNKRFVTLACINIVVGANAGGAFSPFGDITTLMVWQKGMVDFFGFFKLFVPAVVNFAVPAILMHFAVPNLKPVASSEDVHMKRGARRIIVLFLLTIATAVSFHNFLHLPPVLGMLTGLGYLQFFGFYLRMSHQRWQRRNEDRATLVGDMTPFDVFNKVARAEWDTLLFFYGVVLCVGGLGQLGYLAMASDLMYNQWGPTLANVSIGFLSAIVDNIPVMFAVLTMNPEMNETQWLLVTLTAGVGGSLLSIGSAAGVALMGQARGTYTFFAHLEWTPAIALGYLSSIAVHLWLNG; from the coding sequence TCATCGCCCTCTTCGCCCCTTTTGCGGCCTTTGCGTCAGAGACCGCCAACTCCATCGATCTGACAACGCACGCCGTCGGCTATACCGCTCTGATTATCTTTGGTCTGGCCTACGCCCTGGTCATGACCGAGGAATTCCTGCACCTACGCAAATCCAAACCGGTCATCATCGCCGCCGGCGTCATCTGGTGCCTGATCGCCTACGTCTACACTCAGATGGGCGAGCCGCATCTGGCCGGCGAGGCCGTCCGCCACAACCTGCTCGAATACGCCGAACTCATGCTGTTCCTGCTGGTGGCGATGACCTATATCAACGCGCTCCAAGAGCGGCAGGTTTTCGACGCGCTGCGTGCCTGGCTGATTCGCAAGGGCTTCGGTTTTCGCGCGCTGTTCTGGTTGACCGGCATCCTCGCCTTCCTGATCTCGCCGGTCGCCGACAACCTGACCACGGCCCTGTTGATGTGCGCGGTGGTACTGGCGGTCGGCGGCGACAACAAGCGCTTCGTCACCCTCGCCTGTATCAACATTGTGGTGGGAGCGAATGCCGGCGGCGCCTTCAGTCCGTTCGGGGATATCACGACCCTGATGGTCTGGCAGAAGGGCATGGTCGACTTTTTTGGATTTTTCAAGCTGTTCGTGCCCGCCGTGGTCAACTTCGCGGTTCCCGCGATCCTCATGCACTTCGCCGTCCCGAATCTCAAGCCGGTGGCAAGCTCGGAGGATGTGCACATGAAACGGGGCGCCCGGCGCATCATCGTCCTGTTTCTGCTGACCATCGCCACCGCGGTGAGCTTCCACAACTTCCTACATCTGCCGCCGGTGCTGGGGATGCTCACTGGTCTTGGATATCTGCAGTTTTTCGGGTTTTACCTGCGCATGAGCCACCAGCGCTGGCAGCGACGCAACGAGGATCGGGCCACGCTGGTTGGCGACATGACCCCCTTCGATGTCTTCAACAAGGTCGCGCGGGCTGAATGGGACACCCTGCTGTTCTTCTATGGCGTGGTGCTCTGCGTCGGCGGACTCGGGCAGCTCGGCTATCTCGCGATGGCGTCCGATCTGATGTACAACCAATGGGGGCCGACCCTTGCCAACGTGTCGATCGGCTTCCTCTCGGCCATCGTCGACAATATCCCGGTGATGTTCGCCGTCCTGACCATGAATCCCGAGATGAACGAGACCCAGTGGCTGCTGGTCACCCTGACCGCTGGCGTCGGCGGCTCGCTATTGTCCATTGGCTCGGCGGCTGGCGTGGCGCTCATGGGTCAAGCACGCGGAACCTACACCTTCTTCGCGCATCTGGAATGGACGCCCGCGATCGCGCTCGGCTACCTGTCGAGCATCGCGGTCCATCTGTGGCTCAATGGCTGA
- a CDS encoding thermonuclease family protein — translation MADSGPRVRRRTPLSTLAIALLLVGAWAVERWGPGLIPANWSFGASGRTCRLDTVLDGDSLRLTCQGERVEVRLHCIDAPEHKQRPWSDRSRASLRQLATRQLELVPIEKDRYGRTVGDVYSVGAKQRLLLNLEQVRSGHAAVYARYCEDARFFRAEREARKAKRGIWSRKGEHQTPWVFRHRKH, via the coding sequence ATGGCTGATTCCGGACCTCGGGTGCGTCGTCGCACGCCGCTTTCAACCCTGGCGATCGCCCTGCTCCTGGTCGGCGCCTGGGCGGTCGAACGCTGGGGACCGGGGCTGATCCCGGCCAACTGGTCGTTCGGCGCCTCGGGCCGCACCTGCCGGCTGGATACCGTGCTGGATGGCGATTCGCTGCGGCTGACCTGCCAGGGCGAGCGGGTTGAGGTGCGATTGCACTGCATCGACGCCCCCGAGCACAAACAGCGGCCTTGGTCCGACCGCTCGCGCGCCTCGCTTCGCCAACTCGCGACCCGGCAGTTGGAGTTGGTTCCGATCGAAAAGGACCGCTACGGGCGCACGGTGGGCGATGTCTACAGCGTCGGAGCGAAACAGCGGCTCCTGCTGAATCTGGAACAGGTCAGGAGCGGTCACGCCGCGGTCTATGCGCGCTATTGCGAGGATGCCCGGTTTTTTCGCGCCGAACGCGAGGCCCGCAAGGCCAAGCGCGGGATCTGGAGCCGTAAAGGCGAACACCAGACCCCCTGGGTTTTTCGGCATCGCAAACATTGA